The following is a genomic window from Citrifermentans bemidjiense Bem.
GGCACCCTTGTGCAGCATCTTCTCCAAGTGCCGCAGCAGTATGTCCCCGGAAAAACCGGAGATGCGGCTCTGCACGAAGGTGAAGTCGCACGGGGAAGCGGTGATCTGCGCCTCGCCCGAGGGGAGGGTCGATGCCGTATGCAGTTTCAGCACTTCCTTCCCTTCCAGGGTTTGGAAGATGCGCTGCACCCTTTCGGTATCCGATATTAAGAGGACGCTGGTCATGTTTTCCTTTTCATCTAGAATTCGCGACATTTTAGGGGAGGGGAGCGCAATAATCAATATTATTCAACCCATGGGATCAAATTGCAGCTCCAGGGCACCTGCCTGATAACGAGAGCGATGGTTGCGCTTTAATAAAGTAATGTGGTAGATTGCGCGACGTATTCCGACCATGAGGGCCGATTGGCTAACTCTCGGCAGCGTGCTGCCGGCTCAAAAAGGACCCGATCCCGCGCAATGAGAATCATAGACCTGCTGGAAAGAAAGCTAGGGCGCTTCGCTATCCCGAATCTGACCCTATATCTGATCGCTGGGCAGTCGTTTTTCTACGTCATGTACCTCACCGGCAAATTGGAGCGGAGTTCTACCTACTTCTCGGCCGATCTGCTGATGGCGGGAGAGTGGTGGCGCATCTTCACCATCCCTTTCGACCCACCGCGTTCCGGCGTGCTCTTCACGCTGATCGCCTGGTACTTTTTCTACATGCTCGGCTCGGCGCTTGAAGAGTACTGGGGGGCCTTCCGTTACAACGCCTACCTTTTCCTTGGGTGCCTGATCACGCTGGGGGCGTCCTTCCTGGTGCCGGCCTACCCGATCAGCAACGCCTTTCTCGCCGGCTCGGTTTTCCTTGCGTTCGCCGCCTTGTTCCCGGAATTCGAGATCCTGCTCTTCTTCATACTCCCGGTGAAGATCAAGTGGCTTGCCCTGCTCACCTGGCTGGGCTACGCCTACCAGTTCATTTTCGGGGATTGGACGGCGCGGGTGATGGTGCTGGCGGCGACTGCCAACTTCCTGATCTTTTTCGCCAGGGACATCCTGCTGAATCTGAGGCAGGGGCGGCGGCAGATAGCAAAGAAGGTGGCAAAGGCGCCCAGGAAGGAGCAGCCCCTGACCCACAAGTGCACCACCTGCGGCATCACCGACAAAACCGACCCCGAGATGGATTTCCGCTACTGCCCCAAGTGCAACGGACAGTACGGCTACTGCAGGGATCATATTTTCAGCCACGAGCATAAGAAGTAGCGACGAGAGAACAGACCTGGAGGAGAAATGCTGAACCAGCTTAACAATATCGGGGATGATGTCTATCAGACATGGAGCTACGAACAGCGGCACGAGGAGATCGGCAAGTTGGTTGAGGGTTTCAAAAACGGCCTGCCGGTGCAGATCCTTTGCCACCTCTCCACCTCTGTCGCGGGAAGCACCGCAGAGGCGGCGGACCATCTCTGCGCTTTCCTGTCGCGCCGGGAGCGCAAGGCGATTGTGAACCGCGAGGCCGGCGCCAACAAGATGCTGCGCGAACTTCTGGAAGCGACGCTGCTGCCGGCGAAGAACTGACCGAATCCTGCCTTGAGTTTGGCTAGGACTTGAGGCGGCTTCAGGGATAAGGCCTGCGGCAGCGCGTCGACAACAATTTCGGCGCTGGAGCGGTTATGCAGACGATGGCACTTATAGGGATGCCCGGGTCGGGTAAGAGCGCTGTGGGTAGAATCATCGCCGACAGGCTGGGATGGGATTTCCTGGACACGGACCGGCTCATAGAGCAGCGCTTTGGCCTCAAGCTGCAGGCTGTGATCGACCAGGTGGGGACTGAGGCCTTCAGCCGGATAGAGGAGGAAACGGTACTGAGCCTGGACCCCGCGGAGCGGACCGTGATTTCCACCGGCGGGAGCGTTGTCTACTCGGAGGCCGCCATGCGCCACCTTTGCTCCATCTCCACGGTTGTTTTTCTCGATCTTCCCATTGATGCCATTCGGAGCCACATATCTTTGGAAGCGCCGCGCGGCATCGTCGGAATGGATGAAGGCGGACTGGAACTACTTTATGAACAGAGGTTCCCGCTTTACCACAGGCATGCGCAGATAGTGGTTTTGCTAGACAGCTGTACGACTGAAGAGGCGGCAGCAAGGGTACTGTCACAGTGGAAGGAGTATGTTGCTTCGGACCGACAGCGTTGACTTTGCTCTCAGCGTCCTCTAATATCTAGCCCATGTCATCACCCACGAATACAAATGCTCCCGCGAAGCTCAGCCTGCCAAGGCTGACCCTGATACAGAAGATCGGCGCGGGCTATGCTGCCATGGCTTTTTTCACCATGGCAGCACTAGTCTTCTCTACTTTCAACATCTACAAGAGCAACAACACTTCCAGGCAGATCGCAAACAACGACCTTCCGGTAATGAGCGCCCTGATTGAACTGCGCACCTCGCTTCTGGCCCAGGAAGGGTTCGCCGGCAGATACGCTATCCTGCACGATCCCGCTTTCATCGAGCTGTTCCGGCAGCGCGAGTCGGAAGCGCTTCATAACCTCGCGGTCTTGGAGCGTTCAGGCGCGCAGCAGGACGCAATACATCTAAAGCAGCTTTACCTAAGCTATCAGGGGGCGTCGGCGAAACTGTTCTCCGGTACCCCGGCGAGCGAAATTGGCTTACGGCGGTCGGCGCGGCAGCTTCTGGACGCGGTGGACGCCACCTACATTAAGCGCAAAGCGATCCTGCACGCGGTGCTGGCGAAGGCGAACGAGCAGCAGAAGGCCACCATCTGGTGGACGGTGGCCATCTCCCTGACCGGGTTCCTGCTGGCCATAGGGGTCGCCCCCTTCGTCACCTATCGCATCTTCGGGGCCATCAGGAAATTGCAAAGCGCAACGCACAGGATCGCCGCCGGGGATTTCGACTACGACCCGCAGATCCCGCTCGGGGACGAGATCAGCGACCTGGCGAGGGATTTCACCAAGATGGCGGCGAGGCTAAAGGTACTCGAACAGATGAGTCTCGATGCCAGCCCCCTGACCAGGCTTCCCGGCAACTTCGCCATCGAACGGGAACTGGAGGAGCGGCTGAAAAGCGGGGCATCCTTCGCCTTTTGCTACGCCGACCTGGGTAACTTCAAGCCGTTCGGCGACCACTACGGTTATGCCAAAGGGAGCGAGCTGCTTCGGCTGACAGGCGACCTGATCCAGGCGGCGGTCAAGGCGCAAGCAGGCGGCGCCGGGTTCGTCGGCCACGTGGGAGGCGACGACTTCGTGATGGTGGTCCCGACCGACAGGGTAAAACCCGTCTGCGAGACGGTGATTGCGAACTTCAGCGCCGAGGTTGTGAAGCACTACAGCCAGCAGGACCTGAAGGCAGGCGGCATTGAGGGATGCGACCGCTACGGGGTGCAGCGTTTCTTCCCGGTTGTCACCATTTCCATCGCCGCGATCATCTGCGGCAGGGACCAATTCTCCTCGGCCGTAGACATTGCCAGGGCAGCGGCCAAAGTGAAGGACAGCGCCAAGGAGACCCCGGGAAGCAACTATCTTGTAGGTACACCAGGGGATGCAGCATGAAAAAGCAAGCAGCTTTGTTTATCGTCATCTCGCTTTGCTCGGGATGCGCCATCACAGGCAAGAACCCTCAGGGCAACCTGGTGCAGCGTTATACGGCGTCCAGGCATTTGGAGCAGGCCGATGAGATGCTGGAGAAGGGGGATAAGGCCGGTGCGGTCAAAGCGCTCCATGCTGTGGTCAGTGCACCCGCGGCTCCCGGAGTAACCGATCAGGCGCTTTTCCGTCTGGCCCTTTTGACCTTGAAGCCTGGGCTGGAACGCCCGGCATCGGCACAGGCCCAGCAGCTTCTCAAGCGTCTGGCAAAGGAGTACCCCAAGAGCCCCTGGACCGCGCAGGCGGACCACCTGAACGACCTGATCGAGGTGGCGGACGATTTGAGGCGCCAGAACAAGAGCCTCAAGGGGAACAACCAGTCCCTCAATAAGGAGATCAACGACCTGAACAAGAACCTCGAACGGCTGAAGCAGCTCGATCAGGAACTGGAAAAAAGCGCGCGCTGATTGTCGGGGCGCCCGGACGGAAATGGCGCGGGGGGCGGCTGCAAGCTGCTACTGTCGCGGTGGTTATAGAAAAAGGCGATCGGTCACGATCGCCTTTTTCTATGCTTTCAAGGAAGTTCCAGGGGCGGCTCGTCGAGCGCAGACAACTGCTCGCGCAGCTGCAGGATATGCTCGCCCCAGTAGCGCACCGTGTTGAACCAGGGGAAGGTGATGGGGAAGGTGGGATCCTCCCAGCGCCGGGCCAGCCAGGCGCTGTAGTGCAGCATGCGCAGGGCGCGTAGCGGCTCCACCAGCCTGAGTTCTCCGGGGTGGAAATCGCGGAATTCCGTGTACCCCTTCACCAATTGTTCCAGTTGCACCAGTTGGCGCGACCGCTCTCCCGAAAGCATCATCCAGAGGTCCTGCACCGCCGGCGCCATGCGGGCGTCGTCGAAGTCGACGAAATGCGGTGCGCCGTCCCGCCACAGGATGTTGCCGGCATGGCAATCGCCATGCGCCCTGATCTGGGTCACCCCTTGCGCGTTTGCGAAGGCAGCGTCGATGGCGGAAAGGAGCTGGTCGGTGACCGCCGTGTAGCTTGCACGGTACTCCTCGGGGATGAAGCGTTCCTTGATGAGGGCTACGCTGTCGTGCCCGAAGCTGCGGCTTTCCAGGGTGGGGCGCACCTTGAAGGGGCGTATGGCGCCGATGCTGTGAATGCGCCCCAGCATTCTCCCGAGGATCACCAGGTTTTCGTCGTTGTCGAACTCGGGGGCGTGCCCCCCCTGGCGCGGGTAGAGGGCGAACCGGAACCCGTCGAAATGGAATATGGTCTCGCCAGCAGGGTTCACCCAAGGAGCGACCACCGACAGCTCGTGTTCCGCCAGTTCGAGGCAGAACTGGTGCTCCTCCCTGATCTGCTCGTCGCTCCAGCGCCCAGGGCGGTAAAACTTCGCGATCAGCGGCTTTTCTTCTTCGATCCCCACTTGGTACACGCGGTTCTCGTAACTGTTCAAGGCGGAAGTGCGGCAGTCGCAACGGAATCCCTGGCTTTCGACGGCGTCCATGATGAAGTTGGGGGTGAGGGT
Proteins encoded in this region:
- a CDS encoding rhomboid family intramembrane serine protease; protein product: MRIIDLLERKLGRFAIPNLTLYLIAGQSFFYVMYLTGKLERSSTYFSADLLMAGEWWRIFTIPFDPPRSGVLFTLIAWYFFYMLGSALEEYWGAFRYNAYLFLGCLITLGASFLVPAYPISNAFLAGSVFLAFAALFPEFEILLFFILPVKIKWLALLTWLGYAYQFIFGDWTARVMVLAATANFLIFFARDILLNLRQGRRQIAKKVAKAPRKEQPLTHKCTTCGITDKTDPEMDFRYCPKCNGQYGYCRDHIFSHEHKK
- a CDS encoding sensor domain-containing diguanylate cyclase — translated: MAFFTMAALVFSTFNIYKSNNTSRQIANNDLPVMSALIELRTSLLAQEGFAGRYAILHDPAFIELFRQRESEALHNLAVLERSGAQQDAIHLKQLYLSYQGASAKLFSGTPASEIGLRRSARQLLDAVDATYIKRKAILHAVLAKANEQQKATIWWTVAISLTGFLLAIGVAPFVTYRIFGAIRKLQSATHRIAAGDFDYDPQIPLGDEISDLARDFTKMAARLKVLEQMSLDASPLTRLPGNFAIERELEERLKSGASFAFCYADLGNFKPFGDHYGYAKGSELLRLTGDLIQAAVKAQAGGAGFVGHVGGDDFVMVVPTDRVKPVCETVIANFSAEVVKHYSQQDLKAGGIEGCDRYGVQRFFPVVTISIAAIICGRDQFSSAVDIARAAAKVKDSAKETPGSNYLVGTPGDAA
- a CDS encoding outer membrane protein assembly factor BamD; the encoded protein is MKKQAALFIVISLCSGCAITGKNPQGNLVQRYTASRHLEQADEMLEKGDKAGAVKALHAVVSAPAAPGVTDQALFRLALLTLKPGLERPASAQAQQLLKRLAKEYPKSPWTAQADHLNDLIEVADDLRRQNKSLKGNNQSLNKEINDLNKNLERLKQLDQELEKSAR
- a CDS encoding shikimate kinase — its product is MQTMALIGMPGSGKSAVGRIIADRLGWDFLDTDRLIEQRFGLKLQAVIDQVGTEAFSRIEEETVLSLDPAERTVISTGGSVVYSEAAMRHLCSISTVVFLDLPIDAIRSHISLEAPRGIVGMDEGGLELLYEQRFPLYHRHAQIVVLLDSCTTEEAAARVLSQWKEYVASDRQR
- a CDS encoding serine/threonine protein kinase, with the protein product MKETSHPFSTLTPNFIMDAVESQGFRCDCRTSALNSYENRVYQVGIEEEKPLIAKFYRPGRWSDEQIREEHQFCLELAEHELSVVAPWVNPAGETIFHFDGFRFALYPRQGGHAPEFDNDENLVILGRMLGRIHSIGAIRPFKVRPTLESRSFGHDSVALIKERFIPEEYRASYTAVTDQLLSAIDAAFANAQGVTQIRAHGDCHAGNILWRDGAPHFVDFDDARMAPAVQDLWMMLSGERSRQLVQLEQLVKGYTEFRDFHPGELRLVEPLRALRMLHYSAWLARRWEDPTFPITFPWFNTVRYWGEHILQLREQLSALDEPPLELP